One segment of Fuscovulum ytuae DNA contains the following:
- a CDS encoding Gfo/Idh/MocA family protein: protein MTKPKLRIGLIGTGFMGKAHVFGFTSAPRVFELPYDLELHTVADITDAAAERARVTLGFAHATSDWRTIMANPEIDLVSITAPNALHKEMSLTAIAAGKHVYCEKPLAPLAIDALEMTEAAEAKGIKTQVGFNYLCNPMLALAREMIAAGELGEIRGYRGIHCEDYMADASGAFTFRHDPAGGGALADIGSHALASAEFLCGPVTRVMGDCVTMIASRIDAKGNTRAVEVDDVGRAFLRFENGATGSIEGNWIATGRKMQHDFEVYGTKGALAFSQERFNELHFFSTSDAKGRQGFRRIEASPDHAPYGLFCVAPGHQLGFNDLKAIEVAGYVNAIAGKAAEPFNFRKGLRIQTLVETIQTSSREARWIDVK, encoded by the coding sequence ATGACCAAACCGAAACTCCGCATCGGCCTGATCGGCACCGGCTTCATGGGCAAGGCCCATGTCTTCGGCTTTACCTCGGCCCCGCGCGTGTTCGAATTGCCTTACGATCTGGAACTGCACACGGTGGCCGACATCACCGATGCTGCAGCCGAACGCGCCCGTGTGACGCTGGGCTTTGCCCATGCGACGAGCGATTGGCGGACGATCATGGCCAATCCAGAGATTGACCTCGTCTCGATCACCGCGCCGAACGCGTTGCACAAGGAAATGTCGCTGACCGCCATAGCCGCGGGAAAGCACGTTTATTGCGAGAAGCCGCTGGCCCCGCTCGCCATCGACGCGCTGGAGATGACCGAGGCCGCCGAGGCGAAGGGCATCAAGACGCAGGTCGGTTTCAACTACCTCTGCAACCCGATGCTTGCCCTTGCGCGCGAGATGATCGCGGCAGGCGAACTGGGCGAGATCCGCGGTTACCGTGGCATCCATTGCGAAGATTACATGGCCGATGCAAGCGGGGCGTTCACCTTCCGCCACGATCCGGCGGGTGGCGGCGCTCTGGCGGATATCGGCAGCCATGCTCTGGCCAGCGCGGAATTCCTCTGCGGTCCGGTGACCCGCGTCATGGGCGATTGCGTCACCATGATCGCCAGCCGTATAGATGCAAAAGGCAATACCCGTGCGGTCGAGGTGGATGACGTGGGCCGCGCTTTCCTGCGCTTCGAAAACGGCGCGACGGGCAGCATCGAGGGCAACTGGATCGCGACGGGTCGGAAGATGCAGCACGACTTCGAGGTCTACGGGACAAAGGGCGCGCTGGCCTTCAGCCAGGAACGGTTCAACGAGTTGCATTTCTTCTCCACCTCTGATGCCAAGGGGCGGCAGGGCTTTCGCCGGATCGAGGCAAGCCCCGACCACGCGCCCTACGGGCTGTTCTGCGTGGCCCCCGGCCACCAGTTGGGGTTCAACGACCTGAAGGCCATCGAAGTGGCGGGCTATGTGAATGCCATCGCGGGCAAGGCCGCCGAGCCGTTCAACTTCCGCAAGGGTCTGCGCATCCAGACGCTGGTCGAGACGATCCAGACCTCGTCGCGCGAGGCGCGCTGGATCGACGTGAAATGA
- a CDS encoding hydroxyacid dehydrogenase → MPHILIAGKLHPSGLALLEASPGVTFTHVEEISEASYQAHLDKADGMVIRTQPMTAASVAKASRLKIVSRHGVGYDAVDVSALNARGIPLCIVGDVNSVSVAEHAMMQILACAKQLIRSDRAVRQGPWGWRNKLEQGEVSGKTLLIIGYGRIGRHLATMAAAFGMKIIAHDPYLAAKGWPEGQVACAGDLGTALAVADFVSVHIPKADRPIIGAAEITAMKRGAIIVNTARGGVVEETALADALRSGQIAAAALDVFDAEPPAADHPLLAFDQVILTPHTAGLTAEAAARMAVSSVQNVLDFFAGQLDPALIVNAAALGGIKELVK, encoded by the coding sequence ATGCCGCATATCCTGATCGCAGGAAAGCTGCATCCTTCGGGGTTGGCCCTGCTGGAGGCTTCTCCGGGCGTCACCTTCACGCATGTCGAAGAGATCAGCGAGGCGTCCTATCAGGCCCATCTGGACAAGGCCGACGGCATGGTGATCCGCACCCAGCCGATGACCGCTGCGAGCGTCGCAAAGGCGTCCCGTTTGAAGATCGTGTCGCGGCATGGCGTGGGGTATGACGCGGTGGATGTGTCGGCGCTGAACGCGCGGGGCATCCCGCTGTGCATCGTGGGGGATGTGAATTCCGTCTCGGTCGCCGAACACGCGATGATGCAGATCCTTGCCTGCGCCAAGCAGTTGATCCGGTCCGACCGCGCCGTTCGCCAAGGCCCCTGGGGGTGGCGTAACAAGCTCGAACAGGGCGAGGTTTCTGGCAAGACGCTGCTGATCATAGGGTATGGACGGATCGGGCGGCACCTGGCGACGATGGCAGCGGCCTTCGGGATGAAGATCATTGCCCATGATCCTTATCTCGCGGCCAAGGGGTGGCCGGAAGGACAGGTGGCCTGCGCGGGCGATCTGGGCACGGCGCTTGCGGTGGCGGATTTCGTGTCTGTCCACATCCCCAAGGCCGACAGGCCGATCATCGGCGCGGCCGAGATTACGGCGATGAAGCGCGGGGCGATCATCGTGAACACCGCGCGCGGCGGGGTCGTGGAAGAAACCGCCTTGGCCGATGCGCTGCGGTCTGGACAGATCGCCGCCGCAGCCCTTGACGTCTTTGACGCCGAACCCCCAGCAGCGGACCATCCGCTTCTGGCCTTCGATCAGGTGATCCTGACACCGCATACGGCGGGCCTGACAGCCGAAGCGGCGGCACGGATGGCTGTGTCGTCGGTCCAGAACGTTCTGGACTTCTTTGCCGGTCAGCTTGACCCGGCACTCATCGTCAATGCTGCCGCCCTTGGCGGCATTAAGGAACTTGTGAAATGA
- a CDS encoding HpcH/HpaI aldolase family protein translates to MIPNKLKALWAEGKPTINGWCSIGNPFTAEIMAAQGFDSVTIDMQHGALDYSAVLPMFQAMRASGAVLLARVPWLEPGIIMKALDAGAYGIICPMVNSAEDAARFVSYMRYPPHGQRSFGPTRVSFAAGANYAGEANDNMLAFAMIETAEGMANLDAIAATPGLDGIYVGPADLTLSLTTGRLAPGFDREEPEMIAALQTIVAACNKNGIRAALHCGTPDYAARAIGWGFDMTTVGGDSRFLAAAAGAAVAGFRKLTDGFSTKTEKGAY, encoded by the coding sequence ATGATCCCGAACAAGCTCAAGGCCCTATGGGCCGAAGGAAAGCCGACGATCAACGGCTGGTGCAGCATCGGCAATCCCTTCACGGCTGAGATCATGGCGGCGCAGGGGTTCGATAGCGTCACAATCGACATGCAGCACGGCGCGCTCGACTACTCCGCCGTCTTGCCGATGTTCCAGGCGATGCGGGCAAGCGGAGCGGTCCTGTTGGCCCGCGTGCCGTGGCTGGAGCCCGGGATCATCATGAAGGCGCTGGATGCGGGTGCCTATGGCATCATCTGCCCAATGGTGAACAGTGCCGAGGATGCGGCGCGGTTCGTGAGCTACATGCGCTATCCGCCACACGGGCAGCGCAGCTTCGGCCCGACGCGTGTTTCCTTTGCCGCCGGCGCGAATTACGCGGGCGAGGCGAATGACAACATGCTTGCCTTCGCCATGATCGAAACGGCGGAAGGGATGGCAAATCTGGACGCCATCGCCGCGACGCCGGGACTGGACGGGATCTATGTCGGCCCTGCCGACCTGACCCTGTCCTTGACCACAGGCCGCCTTGCCCCCGGTTTCGATCGCGAGGAGCCGGAGATGATCGCGGCCCTGCAAACCATCGTCGCCGCCTGCAACAAGAACGGTATCCGCGCCGCGCTTCATTGCGGGACGCCGGACTACGCGGCGCGCGCCATCGGCTGGGGGTTCGATATGACGACGGTCGGGGGTGACTCGCGCTTTCTGGCCGCGGCGGCAGGGGCTGCAGTGGCGGGCTTCCGCAAGCTGACGGATGGCTTTTCGACCAAGACCGAGAAGGGGGCCTACTGA
- a CDS encoding NAD-dependent succinate-semialdehyde dehydrogenase, with product MYDHFGLFIDGAWRSSADGATSPVFSPVTEQSLGECPVASVVDTEAAIASAKAGLAKCRALPAFDRADALHRIADEMIRRTDEAARMIATETGKPIAQAQREWALSIDQFRWYAEEARRIYGRIVESRVPGGRFEIHHEPVGVVAAFTAWNFPAALIARKLAPALAAGCSIIVRPSSQTPGVAMVMVDCCRAGTLPAGAVNLVIGPTAATYAPLMAAKSVRKVSLTGSTRVGQQMIRDAAATLKKVSMELGGNAPVIVYDDADLEAALNVAVPTKFANAGQVCVTGDRFYVHESLHDAFVDGFVKRAEAIKLGDGLDPSVGMGPLINGGRLAEMEKIVAGAVAAGAKVATGGTRAQGFNSGHFFAPTVLTGCTDEMGVMADENFGPIAAITRFASEEEVLSRANASDMGLSAYAFTTSPARARRTVSALKAGMVGINSFAMAASEAPFGGTNHSGMGREGGIEGIRDYLDIKSSQMVWA from the coding sequence ATGTATGACCATTTTGGTCTCTTCATCGACGGTGCGTGGCGTAGCAGCGCCGATGGCGCGACATCGCCTGTATTCAGTCCTGTCACGGAACAGTCCCTCGGGGAGTGTCCGGTCGCATCGGTGGTCGATACAGAGGCGGCCATCGCCTCGGCGAAGGCGGGCCTCGCTAAATGCCGCGCATTGCCTGCATTCGATCGCGCAGACGCTCTGCACCGGATTGCGGACGAGATGATCCGCCGGACCGATGAAGCCGCCCGCATGATTGCAACCGAGACGGGCAAACCCATCGCACAGGCCCAGAGGGAGTGGGCGCTGAGCATCGACCAGTTCCGCTGGTATGCCGAAGAGGCCCGCCGCATCTATGGCCGCATCGTCGAGTCCCGCGTGCCGGGTGGCCGGTTCGAGATTCACCACGAACCCGTCGGGGTCGTCGCGGCCTTCACGGCGTGGAATTTTCCCGCAGCCTTGATTGCACGCAAGTTGGCTCCCGCCCTTGCCGCGGGCTGTTCCATCATCGTCCGTCCGTCGTCGCAGACGCCGGGCGTGGCGATGGTGATGGTTGACTGCTGCCGTGCAGGGACCCTGCCTGCCGGCGCAGTCAACCTGGTCATCGGGCCAACGGCGGCGACCTATGCGCCGCTCATGGCGGCGAAGTCGGTGCGGAAGGTGTCGTTGACGGGGTCAACCCGTGTCGGTCAGCAGATGATCCGCGATGCTGCGGCGACGCTGAAGAAAGTGTCGATGGAACTGGGCGGCAATGCCCCCGTGATCGTCTATGACGATGCCGATCTGGAAGCCGCGCTGAACGTGGCCGTGCCGACGAAATTCGCCAATGCGGGGCAGGTCTGCGTCACCGGCGACCGCTTCTATGTGCATGAGAGCCTGCACGACGCCTTTGTGGATGGCTTCGTGAAGCGGGCGGAGGCGATCAAGCTGGGTGACGGTCTGGACCCGAGCGTCGGGATGGGCCCGCTGATAAATGGCGGCCGTCTGGCCGAGATGGAGAAGATCGTGGCCGGTGCCGTCGCGGCCGGGGCAAAGGTTGCTACGGGCGGGACTCGCGCGCAGGGCTTCAACTCGGGCCATTTCTTTGCGCCCACGGTCCTGACGGGCTGCACCGACGAGATGGGCGTCATGGCGGACGAGAATTTCGGCCCCATCGCAGCGATCACCCGTTTTGCATCCGAGGAGGAGGTGCTTTCGCGCGCCAATGCGTCGGACATGGGTCTGTCGGCCTATGCCTTCACCACCAGCCCCGCCCGCGCTCGCCGGACGGTTTCGGCTCTGAAAGCGGGGATGGTTGGGATCAACTCTTTCGCGATGGCGGCAAGCGAGGCTCCGTTCGGCGGAACCAACCATTCCGGCATGGGTCGTGAAGGCGGGATCGAAGGGATTCGGGATTACCTCGACATCAAATCCAGCCAGATGGTGTGGGCATGA
- the iolG gene encoding inositol 2-dehydrogenase: MIRIAVLGCGRIGVMHANNIAAHPRATLAGVFDIYAPAAEAVSTKTGAQVFGSAEAVFAAKDVDAVLIATATDTHADLLEMAVAAGKPVLCEKPIDLSLDRVNRCATTIAGTKVAIQLGFVRRFDPGHAAVRKAIEAGDIGELHQVVITSRDPGMPPPAYTAVSGGILRDMTIHDLDMARFILGEEVTEVFATGSRLVDPALMDKLGDYDTVTVVLKTVSGKQAIINNSRQAVYGYDQRVEALGTKGMALSENRRPHEMTLHTADFTDRAEPLLNFFIERYREAFDAEISEFVEAVEAGRAPSVGFEDGRLALVLAEAALKSIKEGRVVSVGEMN, from the coding sequence ATGATCCGGATCGCTGTGCTCGGCTGCGGGCGCATTGGCGTGATGCACGCGAACAACATTGCAGCGCATCCGCGCGCCACTCTGGCCGGTGTCTTTGACATCTATGCTCCTGCTGCAGAAGCAGTTTCCACCAAAACTGGCGCACAGGTTTTCGGTTCCGCCGAGGCGGTTTTCGCGGCGAAGGACGTCGATGCCGTCTTGATCGCTACGGCGACCGATACGCATGCGGACCTTCTGGAAATGGCCGTTGCGGCGGGCAAGCCAGTGCTTTGCGAAAAGCCGATCGACCTGAGCCTTGATCGTGTGAACCGTTGTGCAACGACCATTGCAGGAACGAAGGTCGCTATCCAGCTGGGGTTCGTGCGCCGTTTCGACCCCGGCCATGCCGCCGTCCGCAAGGCCATCGAGGCGGGCGACATCGGCGAGTTGCACCAGGTCGTCATCACCTCGCGCGACCCCGGCATGCCGCCGCCCGCCTATACCGCCGTCTCTGGAGGGATACTGCGGGATATGACGATCCATGATCTCGATATGGCGCGGTTCATTCTGGGGGAGGAAGTGACCGAGGTCTTCGCGACGGGATCGCGCCTCGTCGATCCTGCGCTGATGGACAAGCTCGGCGACTACGACACGGTTACAGTCGTCCTGAAGACTGTCAGCGGGAAGCAGGCTATCATCAACAACTCGCGTCAGGCGGTCTATGGCTACGACCAACGGGTTGAGGCTCTGGGCACAAAGGGGATGGCGCTTTCCGAAAACCGCCGCCCGCACGAGATGACGCTGCACACGGCAGATTTCACCGACCGCGCCGAACCCCTGCTGAATTTCTTCATCGAACGCTACCGCGAAGCTTTCGATGCCGAGATTTCGGAGTTCGTGGAGGCGGTGGAGGCCGGTCGCGCCCCTTCGGTCGGTTTCGAGGACGGGCGTCTGGCGCTTGTTCTGGCCGAGGCCGCGCTGAAATCCATCAAAGAAGGCCGTGTCGTTTCGGTCGGGGAGATGAACTGA
- the iolD gene encoding 3D-(3,5/4)-trihydroxycyclohexane-1,2-dione acylhydrolase (decyclizing), translated as MEHSTIRLTMAQALVRWLTVQFTEIDGQRVPLFGGVFGIFGHGNVTCLSEALEAVQDTLPTWRGQNEQSMALAAIGFAKAKRRRQIMIATSSIGPGALNMVTAAGTAHANRLPVLLIAGDTFANRTPDPVLQQVEHFGNPTITVNDAFKAVTRYWDRITLPEQIISSLPQAVGAMLDPADCGPAFIGLCQDTQEIAFDYPVEFFEPRVWAIPRPRPDRRTIADAATLLKTAKKPLIIAGGGVRYSGAEAAVAKFAAERGIPVVETIAGKGGLTHHHPVHAGPIGIIGSTSANTLAAEADVILAIGTRLQDFTTGSWTAFARDARFISINAARFDALKHRALAVVGDALESVDELDAALGAWKAPAGHLPRAKELFKEWDALLDRHQTPTNTPIPTYAQVVNVVNGAAGERDTLIAAAGGIPGEVAKGWRVKAPNTFDLEFGFSCMGYEIAAGWGCAMAQEGPGAVGGTPIVMLGDGTYMMMNSDIYSTVLSGHKMIVVVCDNGGYAVISRLQQFKGVPGFNNLLKDCRIQNRENPLHVDFAKHAESMGAAARHCESLADLESALEWAKGNDRTTVISIVTDAHSWVPGDADWDVGVPEISDRESVQKARAHQQEIRAKQRVGV; from the coding sequence ATGGAACACTCGACGATTCGCCTGACCATGGCCCAGGCGCTGGTGCGTTGGCTCACGGTGCAGTTCACCGAAATCGACGGTCAGCGGGTCCCGCTCTTCGGCGGCGTCTTCGGTATCTTCGGCCACGGCAACGTAACCTGCCTGTCCGAGGCGCTGGAGGCCGTTCAGGACACTCTACCGACATGGCGTGGCCAGAACGAGCAATCCATGGCCCTTGCCGCCATCGGCTTTGCCAAGGCCAAACGTCGGCGGCAGATCATGATCGCCACCTCCTCGATCGGACCGGGCGCACTGAACATGGTCACGGCCGCAGGCACCGCCCATGCGAACCGTCTGCCAGTCCTGCTGATCGCGGGAGACACCTTCGCCAACCGCACCCCCGATCCGGTGCTTCAACAGGTCGAACACTTCGGCAATCCCACCATCACGGTGAATGACGCTTTCAAGGCCGTCACACGCTACTGGGACCGCATCACCCTGCCGGAACAGATCATCTCATCGCTTCCGCAGGCGGTGGGAGCGATGCTCGACCCTGCAGATTGCGGCCCCGCATTCATCGGCCTTTGCCAGGACACACAGGAAATCGCCTTCGACTATCCGGTCGAATTCTTCGAACCCCGCGTCTGGGCCATCCCGCGCCCGCGCCCCGACCGCCGCACGATTGCCGATGCCGCGACGCTCCTTAAGACCGCCAAGAAGCCGCTCATCATCGCGGGCGGCGGTGTGCGCTACTCTGGCGCAGAGGCCGCGGTCGCCAAATTCGCAGCCGAACGCGGAATTCCGGTTGTGGAGACGATCGCGGGCAAAGGCGGTCTCACCCACCACCATCCCGTCCACGCGGGCCCCATCGGCATCATCGGCTCCACCTCGGCAAACACCCTCGCGGCCGAGGCAGACGTCATCCTCGCCATCGGAACGCGACTGCAGGATTTCACGACCGGATCCTGGACAGCTTTCGCACGTGATGCCCGCTTCATCTCGATCAACGCAGCCCGTTTTGACGCGCTTAAGCACCGAGCTCTTGCCGTGGTGGGCGACGCACTGGAATCCGTCGACGAACTCGACGCGGCGCTTGGCGCGTGGAAAGCACCTGCGGGCCATCTGCCGCGCGCCAAGGAGCTGTTCAAGGAATGGGACGCCCTTCTGGACCGCCACCAGACCCCGACGAACACGCCCATCCCGACCTATGCGCAGGTCGTCAACGTGGTGAACGGCGCGGCGGGCGAAAGGGACACGCTGATCGCCGCAGCCGGGGGGATCCCCGGTGAGGTCGCCAAGGGCTGGCGCGTCAAGGCTCCGAACACCTTCGACCTCGAATTCGGCTTCTCCTGCATGGGATACGAAATCGCAGCGGGCTGGGGTTGCGCCATGGCGCAGGAAGGTCCCGGCGCGGTCGGCGGCACGCCCATCGTCATGCTTGGTGACGGCACCTACATGATGATGAACTCAGACATCTACTCGACCGTCCTTTCGGGCCACAAGATGATCGTCGTGGTCTGCGACAATGGCGGCTATGCGGTCATCAGCCGCCTCCAGCAGTTCAAGGGCGTCCCCGGGTTCAACAACCTTCTCAAGGACTGCCGCATCCAGAACCGCGAGAACCCGCTGCACGTCGACTTCGCCAAGCATGCAGAATCGATGGGCGCAGCGGCGCGCCATTGCGAAAGCCTTGCCGATCTGGAATCCGCGCTTGAGTGGGCCAAAGGCAACGACCGCACCACCGTCATTTCCATCGTGACCGACGCCCATTCCTGGGTGCCCGGCGATGCCGACTGGGATGTCGGCGTGCCGGAAATTTCTGACCGCGAAAGCGTGCAGAAGGCGCGCGCCCACCAGCAAGAAATCCGCGCAAAACAGCGCGTTGGAGTGTGA
- the iolE gene encoding myo-inosose-2 dehydratase, with the protein MKAKLGIAPIAWWNDDLAELSDDVSLEECLRQASMAGFTGMETGRRFPMDMAELGPILQRFGISVCGGWFSGLLLDGDIEVEKDRIAQQMAFFKAAKAPCIVYGETARSVQGIKSAPLATKPKLTEAETAAYGRKISDFADWCAKEGMPISYHHHMAAAIETEAEVDLFMKHSSVPLLFDAGHMAFAGGDNLRVIENHWKRITHVHTKDIRSPVVDGLDRTQESFLDAVVKGAFTVPGDGSLDFEAIVKALAAKGYEGWFVVEAEQDPKVSPPLEMAIKGHKELMRVMSAAGYEVVQ; encoded by the coding sequence ATGAAAGCCAAACTCGGTATCGCCCCGATCGCCTGGTGGAACGACGACCTCGCCGAACTGTCGGACGACGTCAGCCTTGAGGAATGCCTGCGTCAAGCGTCGATGGCAGGCTTCACCGGCATGGAAACGGGTCGCCGCTTCCCGATGGATATGGCCGAACTCGGGCCCATCCTGCAACGCTTCGGCATCTCTGTCTGCGGCGGCTGGTTCTCCGGCCTCCTTCTCGATGGCGACATCGAGGTGGAGAAGGACCGCATCGCCCAGCAGATGGCCTTCTTCAAGGCGGCCAAGGCCCCCTGCATCGTGTATGGCGAAACCGCGCGGTCTGTGCAGGGCATCAAATCGGCCCCGCTCGCGACGAAGCCGAAACTGACCGAGGCAGAGACCGCCGCTTATGGCCGCAAGATCAGCGACTTCGCCGACTGGTGCGCCAAGGAAGGCATGCCGATCAGCTACCACCACCACATGGCGGCGGCGATCGAGACCGAGGCCGAAGTCGACCTCTTCATGAAGCACTCCTCTGTTCCGCTTCTCTTCGATGCGGGCCACATGGCCTTTGCTGGCGGTGACAATCTGCGCGTGATCGAAAACCACTGGAAGCGGATCACACATGTTCACACCAAGGACATCCGCAGTCCCGTCGTCGACGGCCTTGACCGAACGCAGGAGTCCTTCCTCGACGCTGTCGTGAAAGGTGCCTTCACCGTTCCGGGCGACGGCTCGCTCGACTTCGAAGCCATCGTCAAGGCGCTCGCGGCCAAGGGTTACGAAGGCTGGTTCGTGGTCGAGGCCGAGCAGGATCCCAAGGTCTCGCCCCCGCTCGAAATGGCGATCAAGGGCCATAAGGAACTGATGCGCGTCATGTCCGCTGCAGGCTACGAGGTCGTGCAATGA
- a CDS encoding SDR family oxidoreductase, producing MNRMDGKICVVTGATQGLGAAIARRLAAAGAAGIVITGRNADRGSHVAREIAEAHGIWAHFLKADFGQIEDCRMVIAETDRLFGRIDVLVNAGASTARGTIVDTTPETFDALFSTNVRGPYFLMQEAIKLMIAKGIEGAICNIGSISALAGQPFINAYCASKGALTTLTANTAFSVMANRIRVNQLNVGWMASDHEREIQAEGGDPNWEAKAAASLPFGRLVDPNEAARAVNFLVSDDAGLMTGAIVNFDQSVWGAVAAGMPVPDGPMKLA from the coding sequence ATGAACCGGATGGACGGCAAGATCTGTGTCGTCACGGGCGCGACGCAGGGCTTGGGCGCGGCCATCGCCCGCCGCCTTGCTGCGGCAGGTGCCGCCGGGATCGTCATCACGGGCCGCAACGCGGATCGCGGGTCCCATGTGGCCCGCGAGATCGCCGAGGCACATGGGATCTGGGCGCACTTCCTGAAGGCGGACTTCGGTCAGATTGAGGACTGCCGGATGGTCATCGCAGAAACGGATCGGCTGTTTGGCCGGATCGACGTTTTGGTGAATGCGGGCGCATCCACGGCGCGCGGGACTATCGTTGACACAACGCCCGAAACCTTCGACGCCCTCTTCTCCACCAATGTGCGGGGCCCATACTTCCTGATGCAGGAAGCTATCAAGCTGATGATCGCTAAGGGCATCGAAGGGGCGATCTGCAACATCGGCTCGATCTCGGCCCTCGCCGGGCAACCATTCATCAACGCCTATTGCGCGTCGAAGGGGGCGTTGACCACGCTCACTGCCAACACCGCCTTCTCGGTGATGGCGAACCGCATCCGCGTGAACCAGCTGAACGTCGGCTGGATGGCATCCGACCACGAGCGTGAAATCCAGGCCGAAGGCGGCGATCCCAACTGGGAAGCGAAGGCTGCAGCTTCCCTGCCCTTCGGCCGTCTTGTGGACCCAAACGAAGCGGCCCGCGCGGTGAACTTCCTCGTCTCGGACGATGCGGGATTGATGACCGGTGCCATCGTCAATTTCGACCAGTCGGTCTGGGGCGCAGTGGCCGCAGGCATGCCGGTTCCAGACGGTCCGATGAAACTTGCCTGA
- a CDS encoding MurR/RpiR family transcriptional regulator, which translates to MSYRPPESYEELIKLIHDRYDDMSKSYQRIALYLTQNPNDVAVLSVNAIGAKCGIHASSFVRYAQSLGYKGFKELQAVFQRRLSTAAPGFDARVRALEAELGGAKEGELGFLADLVTRDVASLQDLLSNMQAADLVAAAELMEKADTIYLIGQLRSAPVVELLRYVLTMLGKRTVLLDPGGGLATHMAKVSRPTDLLFVVSFRFYATEVVNVAEETAGRGVPIVAITDSTLSPYAKLAKVLFAVPEHEYTFSRSLAAPMCLAQALCVALASRLQKNSSDPRIPVVTGP; encoded by the coding sequence ATGTCCTACCGTCCGCCCGAGAGCTATGAAGAGCTGATCAAGCTGATCCATGATCGCTATGATGACATGAGCAAATCCTACCAAAGGATCGCTCTTTATCTGACGCAGAACCCGAACGACGTGGCTGTGCTCTCGGTAAATGCCATCGGGGCGAAATGTGGGATCCATGCATCCAGCTTTGTCCGCTATGCACAATCCCTCGGATACAAGGGGTTCAAAGAGCTTCAGGCCGTCTTCCAGCGTCGACTGTCGACGGCGGCACCGGGGTTCGATGCGCGGGTGCGGGCCTTGGAGGCCGAGCTCGGGGGCGCGAAGGAAGGGGAGCTCGGATTCCTTGCCGACCTTGTGACTCGGGATGTGGCGTCGCTTCAGGATCTCTTGTCGAACATGCAGGCTGCCGATCTTGTGGCGGCTGCGGAACTGATGGAGAAGGCGGACACGATCTACCTGATCGGGCAATTGCGATCTGCGCCCGTGGTGGAATTGCTGCGGTATGTGCTGACCATGCTCGGGAAGCGCACGGTGCTTCTGGATCCGGGCGGTGGGTTGGCGACGCATATGGCGAAGGTGTCGCGGCCGACCGATCTGCTTTTCGTCGTGTCGTTCCGGTTCTATGCCACGGAAGTGGTCAACGTGGCGGAAGAGACGGCGGGGCGCGGGGTGCCGATCGTGGCGATCACTGACAGCACGCTGTCGCCCTATGCCAAGCTGGCGAAGGTGCTCTTTGCCGTGCCGGAGCATGAATACACCTTCTCGCGCTCGCTTGCCGCGCCGATGTGTCTGGCGCAGGCCTTGTGCGTGGCTCTGGCGTCGCGGCTTCAGAAGAACAGCAGCGATCCGCGCATCCCAGTGGTCACGGGACCATGA